The following coding sequences are from one Bradyrhizobium sp. WSM471 window:
- the glgC gene encoding glucose-1-phosphate adenylyltransferase — MSAARPEPLARQALAFVLAGGRGSRLLELTDRRAKPAVYFGGKSRIIDFALSNAVNSGIRRIAVATQYKAHSLIRHLQMGWNFFRPERNESFDILPASQRVSENMWYVGTADAVYQNIDIIESHACRFIVVLAGDHIYKMDYEVMLRQHVDSGADVTVGCLEMPRQESSGFGIMHIDENGWIKEFLEKPKDPPPMPGKPDVSLASMGIYVFDAKFLFEELKRDAEDPNSNHDFGKDIIPYLVKNGRAMAHQYSTSCVRSGSDPRAYWRDVGTVDAYWAANIDLTDVVPELDLFDSAWPIWSYSEITPPAKFVHDEESRRGQAVSSLVSGGCIISGASLRRSLLFTGVRVNSYANVENAVIMPYVNVGRGARLKNVVIDRGVEIPEGLVVGEDPELDARRFRTTEQGISLITQPMLDRLNT; from the coding sequence ATGAGTGCCGCGAGACCCGAGCCGCTTGCCCGTCAGGCGCTGGCGTTCGTCCTGGCCGGCGGACGCGGCAGCCGGCTGCTGGAGTTGACCGACCGGCGCGCCAAGCCCGCGGTGTATTTCGGCGGAAAATCCCGCATCATCGATTTCGCGCTGTCGAACGCGGTGAACTCGGGCATCCGCCGCATCGCCGTCGCCACCCAGTACAAGGCGCACAGCCTGATCCGGCACCTTCAGATGGGCTGGAACTTCTTCCGTCCCGAGCGCAACGAGAGCTTCGACATCCTCCCGGCGAGCCAGCGCGTCTCCGAAAACATGTGGTACGTCGGCACGGCCGATGCGGTCTACCAGAACATCGACATCATCGAATCCCACGCCTGCCGCTTCATCGTGGTTCTCGCCGGCGACCATATCTATAAAATGGATTACGAGGTGATGCTGCGCCAGCATGTCGACAGCGGCGCCGACGTCACCGTCGGCTGCCTGGAGATGCCGCGCCAGGAATCTTCCGGCTTCGGCATTATGCATATCGACGAGAACGGCTGGATCAAGGAGTTCCTGGAAAAGCCGAAAGATCCGCCGCCGATGCCGGGCAAGCCGGACGTCTCGCTGGCCAGCATGGGCATCTACGTGTTCGACGCGAAATTCCTGTTCGAGGAGCTCAAGCGCGACGCCGAGGATCCGAATTCCAACCACGATTTCGGCAAGGACATCATCCCCTACCTCGTCAAGAACGGCCGCGCCATGGCGCACCAGTACTCGACCTCCTGCGTCCGCTCCGGCAGCGACCCCCGCGCCTATTGGCGCGATGTCGGCACTGTCGACGCCTATTGGGCCGCCAATATCGACCTCACCGACGTCGTGCCCGAGCTCGATTTGTTCGACAGCGCCTGGCCGATCTGGTCCTATTCGGAAATCACGCCACCGGCAAAATTCGTCCACGACGAGGAGAGCCGGCGCGGTCAGGCCGTGAGCTCGCTGGTCTCGGGCGGCTGCATCATTTCCGGCGCCTCGCTGCGGCGCTCACTGCTGTTCACCGGCGTGCGCGTCAATTCCTACGCCAATGTCGAGAACGCCGTGATCATGCCCTACGTCAATGTCGGCCGCGGCGCGCGCCTGAAGAACGTCGTGATCGATCGCGGCGTCGAGATCCCGGAAGGGCTCGTCGTCGGCGAGGATCCCGAGTTGGACGCAAGACGCTTCCGCACCACCGAGCAGGGCATTTCGCTCATCACCCAGCCGATGCTCGACAGGCTCAATACATGA
- a CDS encoding catalase family protein, whose translation MSADQYLRYDPSVEHIRPEEAAAVEEIVASISRTSDRTFRKDKHGTRQQHAKGAGYLRGELIVYEDLPDHLRQGLFKQAGHFPIIVRLSTAFNRSDRVRSPRGFAIKVLGVTGPKALGDDDSTNQDLLLVNHPSYFADAMAYMRAQHKVEHTLFLPDLAYGPIGFFARVLVAASDRTGIPIPIVLKALGDAGSNILGETFHTEGALRFGDYIARLRLVPKSASVRQLTGQPCHDADDAVLNSVVAFFKDNAAEYELFAQLCTDLERTPIEDASIDWPEDVAPPQALGKIALPRQTADSPARRVYSDEVLSFDPWRCLAAHQPLGSIMRLRRDAYRASRTLRQQQNHFKIKQAPGEPREIADLPD comes from the coding sequence ATGTCAGCCGATCAGTATCTTCGTTACGATCCATCCGTCGAACACATCCGGCCGGAGGAAGCGGCGGCCGTCGAGGAAATCGTTGCTTCGATTTCGCGAACGAGCGATCGCACTTTTCGCAAAGACAAGCACGGGACCCGGCAGCAGCACGCCAAGGGCGCCGGCTATCTCCGGGGCGAGCTGATCGTCTACGAGGATTTGCCGGATCATCTGCGCCAGGGCCTGTTCAAGCAGGCTGGCCACTTCCCGATCATCGTCCGCCTCTCCACCGCATTCAACAGGAGCGATCGCGTCCGCTCGCCACGGGGGTTTGCCATCAAGGTCCTGGGCGTGACCGGGCCCAAGGCGCTCGGCGACGACGATTCGACGAACCAGGATCTCCTACTCGTCAATCACCCCAGCTATTTCGCGGATGCGATGGCCTATATGCGCGCACAGCATAAGGTCGAGCACACCCTGTTCCTGCCTGATCTGGCGTACGGACCCATAGGCTTTTTCGCGCGCGTCCTGGTCGCCGCATCGGACAGAACAGGCATTCCGATCCCGATCGTCTTGAAGGCGCTCGGTGATGCCGGCAGCAACATTCTCGGAGAGACCTTTCACACGGAGGGAGCATTGCGGTTTGGCGATTATATCGCAAGGCTTCGCCTGGTGCCGAAGTCGGCGTCGGTTCGCCAACTCACCGGCCAGCCCTGCCACGATGCCGATGATGCCGTGCTGAACAGCGTCGTTGCCTTCTTCAAGGACAATGCGGCCGAGTACGAATTATTTGCCCAGCTCTGCACCGACCTGGAGCGAACACCGATCGAAGATGCCTCGATCGACTGGCCCGAAGACGTCGCGCCGCCGCAAGCACTCGGCAAGATCGCGCTTCCGCGCCAGACCGCCGACAGCCCCGCGCGTCGCGTCTATTCCGACGAGGTGCTTTCGTTCGATCCATGGCGATGTCTCGCCGCGCATCAGCCGCTCGGCTCGATCATGCGGTTGCGCAGGGATGCCTACCGGGCCTCCCGCACGCTGCGGCAGCAGCAAAATCACTTCAAGATCAAGCAAGCGCCCGGCGAACCGCGAGAGATCGCAGACCTGCCGGATTGA
- a CDS encoding class III extradiol ring-cleavage dioxygenase gives MVRFPTFFLSHGGGPWPFMEDRRVQYAKTAEAFGRLPQLLPEKPKAVLVISGHWEADAFTVSTSAHPPMVYDYHGFPEHTYHLKYPAPGRPELAAEVKALLTRAGVDCREDPNQGFDHGTFVPLGLMYPNADMPIVLLSLRSSYDAAEHIKVGQAIASLRDEGILIVGSGLTYHNMRGFGRAESKPVSYDFEAYLNEAISHKDAARRNAMLVDWENAPSARLAHPREDHLLPLMVAAGAAGSDAGKRVFVDEVANVAMASYVFGG, from the coding sequence ATGGTGCGATTTCCGACCTTCTTCCTGTCGCATGGCGGCGGTCCCTGGCCGTTCATGGAGGACAGGCGAGTGCAATATGCGAAGACCGCCGAGGCGTTCGGCCGGCTGCCGCAGCTCTTGCCGGAGAAGCCCAAGGCCGTGCTCGTCATATCAGGACATTGGGAAGCTGACGCCTTCACCGTGTCCACCTCGGCGCATCCGCCGATGGTGTACGACTATCACGGTTTCCCCGAGCACACCTATCACCTCAAATATCCTGCGCCGGGGCGGCCCGAGCTCGCCGCGGAGGTGAAGGCGCTGCTCACGCGCGCGGGCGTCGATTGCCGGGAGGATCCCAACCAGGGTTTCGATCACGGCACTTTCGTGCCGCTCGGGCTGATGTATCCGAACGCCGACATGCCGATCGTGCTGCTATCGCTGAGATCGAGCTATGACGCGGCCGAACACATCAAGGTGGGGCAGGCGATTGCCTCGCTGCGGGACGAAGGCATTCTGATCGTCGGCAGCGGGCTCACCTATCACAACATGCGCGGGTTCGGCCGCGCTGAATCGAAGCCGGTCTCGTATGATTTCGAGGCTTATCTGAACGAGGCGATCAGCCACAAGGACGCGGCGCGCCGCAACGCGATGCTGGTGGACTGGGAGAACGCCCCGAGTGCGCGCCTGGCCCATCCGCGCGAAGATCATCTGCTGCCGCTGATGGTGGCCGCCGGCGCCGCCGGCAGCGACGCGGGCAAGCGCGTCTTCGTCGACGAGGTCGCAAATGTCGCGATGGCGTCGTATGTGTTCGGGGGGTAA
- a CDS encoding CmcJ/NvfI family oxidoreductase, producing MGLQEIKIESLPFVTAELNYLAPVSGKPRTYAFDPPPGEPKSTSLPEPHQVPIFDARLIAQNFSLDREGFALVRHPTRVKDFSNDEEVRAVYYPAVEAFLRATLKADRVVIFDHTVRRRIEGATDIRDAGPRQPATRVHVDQTAISGANRVREHLPDEADELLKGRVQVINLWRPIRGPLRDSPLAMADGTTVAPDDLVASDLIYPNRRGETYSVKYNPNHRWFYFPEMTTDEALLLKCYDSATDGRTRFGPHTAFVDPTTPADAAPRESIEVRTLVFHKQ from the coding sequence ATGGGCCTGCAAGAAATAAAAATCGAATCGCTTCCCTTCGTCACCGCTGAACTCAACTATCTCGCGCCAGTTTCCGGCAAGCCGCGCACCTATGCCTTCGATCCGCCGCCTGGCGAGCCCAAAAGCACGTCGCTGCCGGAACCGCATCAGGTCCCGATCTTCGATGCACGACTGATCGCGCAGAATTTCTCGCTCGACCGCGAAGGCTTTGCGCTGGTGCGGCATCCAACCCGGGTCAAGGACTTCAGCAACGACGAAGAGGTGAGGGCGGTCTACTATCCCGCCGTCGAGGCCTTCCTGCGCGCAACGCTGAAAGCCGACCGCGTTGTCATCTTCGACCATACCGTGCGCAGGCGGATCGAGGGCGCCACGGACATTCGCGACGCTGGCCCGCGTCAGCCGGCAACGCGCGTCCACGTCGACCAGACCGCCATCTCCGGCGCCAACCGCGTGCGCGAGCATCTGCCCGATGAGGCCGATGAGTTGCTGAAGGGCCGCGTCCAGGTGATCAATCTGTGGCGGCCGATCCGCGGCCCGTTGCGCGACTCGCCGCTGGCGATGGCTGACGGAACGACGGTCGCGCCCGACGATCTCGTCGCCTCCGATCTGATCTATCCGAACCGTCGCGGCGAGACGTATTCGGTGAAATACAATCCGAACCATCGCTGGTTCTATTTCCCCGAGATGACGACGGACGAAGCGCTGCTGCTCAAGTGCTACGATTCCGCAACCGATGGCCGCACGCGCTTCGGGCCGCACACCGCGTTCGTCGATCCGACGACGCCGGCCGATGCGGCGCCGCGCGAAAGCATCGAGGTCCGGACGCTGGTCTTTCACAAACAGTAA
- a CDS encoding SemiSWEET transporter, producing the protein MDPFVIKLIGFAAATCTTVAYAPQAIKVWKTRSTGDISLGMFLVMVLGLALWLVYGLLSGDAPLIAANVITMVLAGGILFMKLKFG; encoded by the coding sequence ATGGACCCCTTCGTGATCAAACTGATCGGCTTTGCCGCCGCGACCTGCACCACCGTGGCCTACGCGCCGCAAGCCATCAAAGTGTGGAAAACCCGCTCCACCGGCGATATTTCGCTCGGCATGTTCCTGGTCATGGTGCTTGGGCTGGCGCTCTGGCTCGTCTATGGCCTGCTGTCGGGCGATGCGCCCCTCATCGCCGCCAACGTCATCACCATGGTGCTCGCCGGCGGCATCCTGTTCATGAAGCTGAAATTCGGGTGA
- a CDS encoding AAA family ATPase, translating into MRRDALAFGEFRLDRANALLWRGGERIALAPKPFEVLCYLVGRPGELVTKEELLDAVWSDLHVSESSLAVAVNALRSVLGDDRQSPNYIETVTRRGYRFIAPVATADLPAIERAPEEEAASVTEQAVDRRRHWRVGRTGALDTLDKALQLARTGQRQVVFITGEAGIGKTTLLQMTLDRMNQQGLGVLHCSCNELFGTHEAFLPLIGALNECCRRTDGASLLASIREHAPTWLAQMPGFLGEADRAAFQHEVFGATRERMLREFADLMEHLAVTRPWVIILEDLHWSDFATVDVLSRLARRDRKASILVLATYRPMEVAVGGHPIRAVHQDLRIHGHATELALDRLTGIDVERYLSLRFNSADFARELVERIFARTGGHPLFVSSLLDHLVAQGALVEHELGWRLVSEDAASHDSMPRDLEGMIKQQIDHLTVDERCLLEVASAAGAEFSALHIAGALDRPVLDVEQMCEDLARTDRIIVAAGMTEWPNGGVSGRYAFQHALYQEILYQRLAPARRTKTHALLGAGLEQGYGPQAAEIAAVVARHFELGRDFPKAMHYLGAAAEGSARRFSTREAANYLSRALELVPHLPPEFQVATRLKLLLQRAWAWRASGDFLNSLQDLSAVVAHAAENGHVREEVNALVDLSRFCLYVDRRQSLPVAEQALVKSRAIDDAAFSALVQGNLANLKLMLRGWDRENAELAERASALITGEQDLSMRLRRCSMEMVLEFLRANYPACCDATTRGKELARLVGDVYLFVLYESVEAFAQIYLGEWGQAQRNLVSALAISERNANPQAVALCHLAIGWLYSEAEEYGSASRRAEDALGPMIEANPFTFFVGRNLLARAYVRMGDLPRARQHLDAMERRMEVDRVPMESLVIPHYWLTCCDYWIAIGDLDLARSSASQFHEVTSAAPDRPFLALCYETMARIAILQQDAQLAGGHLSAAISIVRRARLPHAAWRVYRTTAMLYESLGQAQRAAKWRDRSCQVIASLAETLDPGDPLRSASFFDAGRDSGPHHEGR; encoded by the coding sequence GTGCGTAGAGACGCGCTTGCCTTTGGTGAATTCCGCCTCGACCGTGCCAACGCGCTATTGTGGCGAGGCGGGGAGCGGATCGCGCTGGCGCCGAAGCCGTTCGAGGTTCTTTGCTATCTCGTCGGTCGGCCCGGTGAGCTCGTCACCAAGGAAGAGTTGCTCGACGCGGTCTGGTCCGATCTGCACGTCAGCGAGTCGAGCCTCGCCGTTGCCGTGAATGCGCTACGCTCGGTGCTCGGCGACGACAGGCAGTCCCCCAATTACATCGAGACGGTCACGCGGCGCGGCTATCGCTTCATTGCGCCGGTCGCGACCGCCGACTTGCCTGCGATCGAGCGGGCGCCCGAAGAGGAGGCGGCGTCCGTCACGGAGCAGGCTGTCGATCGACGCCGGCACTGGAGAGTCGGCCGCACGGGGGCACTCGACACGCTGGACAAGGCGTTGCAACTCGCGCGTACCGGACAGCGTCAGGTCGTCTTCATCACCGGCGAGGCCGGGATCGGCAAGACCACCCTCTTGCAAATGACGCTCGACAGGATGAACCAGCAGGGACTGGGCGTGCTGCACTGTAGCTGCAACGAGCTGTTCGGCACCCATGAGGCCTTTCTTCCGCTGATCGGAGCGCTGAACGAGTGCTGCCGTCGAACCGATGGAGCATCGCTGCTGGCGTCCATCCGCGAGCACGCGCCGACGTGGCTCGCGCAAATGCCCGGATTCCTCGGCGAAGCAGACCGGGCCGCATTCCAGCATGAGGTCTTTGGCGCAACCCGGGAGCGCATGCTGCGCGAATTTGCCGATCTCATGGAACATCTCGCCGTCACGCGACCATGGGTGATCATCCTGGAAGATCTGCATTGGAGCGACTTTGCCACCGTGGATGTGCTCTCCCGGCTGGCGCGGCGGGATCGGAAGGCTTCTATCCTCGTGCTGGCCACCTACCGGCCGATGGAAGTCGCTGTCGGCGGACATCCCATCCGCGCGGTTCACCAGGACTTGCGGATTCACGGACACGCCACCGAGCTCGCGCTCGATCGACTGACCGGCATCGACGTCGAACGCTATCTGTCCCTGCGCTTCAACTCGGCCGATTTTGCCAGAGAGCTGGTCGAGCGCATCTTCGCGCGGACCGGCGGCCATCCTCTGTTCGTGTCGTCTCTGCTCGACCATCTCGTGGCGCAGGGCGCGCTGGTCGAGCACGAACTGGGCTGGCGGCTGGTCAGCGAAGACGCGGCCTCGCATGATAGCATGCCGCGCGATCTGGAAGGCATGATCAAGCAGCAGATCGATCACCTCACCGTGGACGAGCGCTGCCTGCTCGAGGTCGCCAGTGCGGCGGGAGCGGAGTTTTCCGCGCTTCACATCGCCGGTGCGCTGGACCGTCCCGTGCTGGATGTCGAGCAGATGTGCGAGGACCTGGCACGGACCGATCGCATTATCGTCGCTGCCGGCATGACCGAGTGGCCGAACGGAGGTGTCTCCGGTCGCTATGCGTTCCAGCACGCGCTTTACCAGGAGATCCTCTACCAGCGGCTCGCGCCGGCACGCCGCACGAAAACCCATGCGCTGCTTGGGGCGGGGCTCGAGCAGGGGTATGGGCCGCAGGCTGCGGAGATCGCCGCCGTCGTCGCGCGCCACTTCGAACTGGGCCGCGATTTCCCGAAAGCGATGCATTATCTGGGCGCGGCGGCCGAGGGCTCGGCGCGAAGGTTCAGCACGCGCGAGGCCGCCAATTACCTGTCCCGCGCTTTGGAACTGGTGCCGCATCTGCCGCCGGAGTTTCAGGTGGCAACACGTCTGAAGTTGCTGCTTCAGCGCGCCTGGGCCTGGCGGGCCAGTGGAGATTTCCTGAATTCCCTGCAGGATCTCAGCGCTGTCGTCGCGCACGCGGCGGAGAACGGGCACGTGCGCGAAGAGGTGAACGCGCTGGTCGATCTCAGCCGATTCTGTCTTTACGTCGATCGACGCCAGAGCCTGCCTGTTGCGGAACAGGCCCTTGTCAAGAGCAGGGCGATCGACGACGCCGCGTTCAGCGCTCTGGTCCAGGGCAACCTTGCCAATTTGAAGCTGATGCTCCGCGGCTGGGATCGCGAGAATGCGGAGCTTGCCGAGCGTGCGTCAGCACTGATCACCGGAGAGCAGGATCTGAGCATGCGGCTGCGGCGCTGCTCGATGGAGATGGTGCTGGAGTTCCTGCGCGCGAATTATCCCGCCTGCTGCGATGCGACGACCAGGGGAAAGGAGCTCGCCCGCCTGGTCGGTGATGTCTATCTGTTCGTCCTCTATGAGTCGGTCGAGGCGTTTGCCCAGATTTATCTCGGTGAATGGGGCCAGGCGCAACGAAACCTCGTCTCCGCGTTGGCTATCTCGGAACGGAATGCAAATCCGCAGGCCGTCGCGCTGTGTCATCTCGCGATCGGATGGCTGTATTCCGAGGCGGAGGAATATGGCAGCGCGTCACGGCGTGCGGAGGATGCGCTCGGCCCGATGATCGAGGCCAATCCGTTCACCTTCTTCGTCGGCAGGAACCTGCTGGCGCGGGCTTATGTCCGGATGGGCGACCTGCCTCGGGCGCGGCAGCATCTCGATGCGATGGAGCGGCGGATGGAGGTCGACCGGGTGCCGATGGAGTCGCTGGTCATCCCCCATTATTGGCTCACTTGCTGCGACTATTGGATCGCGATCGGCGATCTGGACCTTGCCCGGAGTTCGGCCAGCCAGTTTCACGAGGTGACGAGCGCGGCACCCGACCGGCCGTTTCTCGCGCTGTGCTACGAGACCATGGCGAGAATTGCGATCCTGCAGCAGGATGCGCAACTCGCCGGCGGGCATTTGTCGGCGGCAATTTCGATCGTCCGTCGTGCCAGGTTGCCGCATGCCGCCTGGCGGGTTTATCGCACGACCGCGATGCTCTATGAAAGCCTCGGACAAGCGCAAAGGGCTGCCAAGTGGCGGGACCGCTCCTGCCAAGTGATTGCGTCGCTGGCAGAGACGCTTGATCCCGGCGATCCGCTGCGGTCGGCGTCCTTTTTCGACGCAGGCCGGGACAGCGGGCCCCATCATGAGGGACGGTGA
- the glgA gene encoding glycogen synthase GlgA, with the protein MTPVRVLAVASEVYPIVKTGGLADVAGALPIALKAHGVEMRTLMPGYPDVIRVLGGADEIRRWPDYFGGPGRLLAGSHDGLDLFVLDVPHLYARPGNPYVTPEGVDWADNGVRFAALSRIAADIGHGLVPAFVPDVVHAHDWQAGLAPAYLHYDNRPRPATVMTIHNMAYQGKFAPELIGSIGLPWRAYGVNDLEYFGGISFLKAGLQFADRITTVSPTYAQEIQSDEGGMGFGGLLRARANVLSGILNGIDVSVWNPQTDPHIAYRFGAEDLTFRAANKAVLQQQFNLDSSDEAPLLGVISRLSWQKGLDLLLEAIPTILREGMQLALLGSGDRDLQDRYQAIARANPGRIGVVIGYDEIMAHLIQAGSDALIVPSRFEPCGLTQLCALRYGAVPIVSRVGGLEDTIVDIGEADVSGHDATGFKFGPVTADALAGTLRKANIAFHDKLTWRRLQLSGLATDVSWRNRAGDYAALYRGLITARA; encoded by the coding sequence ATGACGCCTGTTCGCGTCCTCGCGGTCGCCTCTGAAGTCTATCCCATCGTCAAGACCGGCGGTCTCGCCGATGTCGCGGGCGCGCTGCCGATCGCGCTGAAGGCGCATGGCGTCGAGATGCGCACCTTGATGCCGGGCTATCCCGACGTGATCCGGGTGCTGGGGGGAGCCGACGAAATCCGGCGCTGGCCGGATTATTTCGGCGGACCCGGACGTCTGCTCGCCGGCTCGCATGACGGCCTCGATCTGTTCGTGCTCGACGTGCCGCATCTCTACGCACGTCCCGGCAACCCCTACGTGACGCCCGAAGGCGTCGACTGGGCGGACAATGGCGTGCGGTTTGCCGCGCTGTCGCGCATCGCGGCCGATATCGGCCACGGCCTCGTTCCCGCCTTCGTGCCCGACGTGGTGCATGCCCACGATTGGCAGGCCGGGCTGGCGCCGGCCTATCTGCATTACGACAACCGCCCGCGGCCGGCCACCGTGATGACCATCCACAACATGGCCTATCAGGGCAAGTTCGCGCCCGAGCTGATCGGTTCGATTGGCCTGCCCTGGCGCGCCTATGGCGTCAACGACCTCGAATATTTCGGCGGCATCAGTTTTTTGAAGGCCGGCCTGCAATTCGCCGATCGCATCACGACGGTCTCGCCGACCTACGCGCAGGAGATCCAGAGCGACGAGGGCGGCATGGGGTTCGGCGGCTTGCTTCGCGCCCGCGCCAACGTGCTGAGCGGAATCCTCAACGGCATCGATGTATCCGTTTGGAATCCGCAAACCGATCCGCACATCGCCTACCGCTTCGGCGCGGAGGACCTCACATTCCGGGCCGCCAACAAGGCGGTGCTTCAGCAACAGTTCAATCTTGATTCGTCGGATGAAGCGCCATTGCTCGGCGTTATTAGTCGCCTGTCCTGGCAGAAGGGGCTCGATCTCCTGCTCGAGGCCATCCCGACCATTTTGCGCGAAGGCATGCAGCTCGCGCTGCTCGGCAGCGGCGACCGCGATCTGCAGGATCGCTATCAGGCCATTGCGCGCGCGAACCCTGGCCGGATCGGGGTCGTGATCGGCTATGACGAGATCATGGCGCATCTGATCCAGGCCGGCTCGGACGCGCTCATCGTGCCCTCGCGGTTCGAGCCGTGCGGCCTGACCCAGCTCTGCGCGCTGCGCTACGGCGCCGTGCCTATCGTCTCGCGGGTCGGCGGCCTCGAGGATACCATCGTCGATATCGGCGAGGCCGATGTGTCCGGCCACGATGCCACCGGATTCAAGTTCGGACCGGTGACAGCGGATGCTCTCGCCGGCACGCTGCGCAAGGCCAACATCGCCTTTCACGACAAGCTGACCTGGCGCCGGCTGCAACTGAGCGGCCTTGCGACCGACGTGTCCTGGCGCAACCGCGCCGGTGACTATGCCGCACTCTATCGCGGCCTCATCACCGCGCGCGCCTGA
- a CDS encoding carboxylesterase/lipase family protein has product MRSVFALFATSLILCCAGSAMAQPVGQFPFALTREGQMLGAVEGEVASFKGLAYAAAPIGPLRWRPPQAAPESAEMRTAYAYGAPCLQPSLPGSSEDCLTLNVFRPFGVDGPLPVMLFIHDGAFVSGTANDPLFDGARLAQAGVIVVTVNFRLGAFGWLSDPALSEGGSGNYGLMDQIAALHWVRDNIAAFGGDPNNVTLFGSGAGATSIALLMLSAQARDLFQKAILQSLPGRARLRSAQEAESVGRQFVAALGRQVDLRAAESRRLLAVEKHLLEKSPRSFAPTIDGSLVSEEVAAGFAAGHESRIPLIIGSNDDETGFDSELDMREELASWGITSDELRTLYPDLARPSGRAARFYTDKVFSEPVRLLARLHAARGAPTFRYRFAYVPEARRANPEGGHGRELQFIFGVEGMPGAGILSRADRDVANRMRAYWINFAKSGDPNGADLPHWDSAAGNDRLLLITNERIASGDDPWSERLDRFGR; this is encoded by the coding sequence ATGCGGTCCGTGTTCGCGCTTTTTGCGACGTCTCTCATCCTCTGTTGCGCCGGCTCGGCCATGGCCCAGCCGGTCGGCCAATTTCCATTTGCGCTGACGCGTGAAGGGCAGATGCTTGGCGCCGTCGAAGGCGAGGTGGCCTCGTTCAAGGGGCTGGCCTATGCGGCCGCGCCGATCGGTCCGCTGCGCTGGCGTCCGCCGCAGGCTGCGCCCGAGAGTGCGGAGATGCGCACCGCCTATGCCTATGGCGCGCCGTGTCTTCAGCCCTCGCTGCCGGGATCGAGTGAGGATTGCCTTACGCTGAACGTGTTCCGTCCGTTCGGGGTCGACGGGCCGTTGCCGGTGATGCTGTTCATCCACGACGGCGCTTTCGTCAGCGGCACCGCGAACGATCCGCTGTTCGACGGTGCCAGGCTCGCGCAAGCCGGCGTCATCGTGGTGACCGTGAATTTTCGCCTCGGCGCGTTCGGCTGGCTCAGCGATCCCGCGCTGTCGGAAGGCGGCTCCGGCAATTACGGCCTGATGGACCAGATCGCGGCGCTGCATTGGGTGCGCGACAACATCGCAGCCTTCGGCGGTGATCCGAACAATGTCACCTTGTTTGGCAGTGGCGCAGGCGCGACCTCGATCGCGCTGCTGATGCTGTCTGCGCAAGCGCGCGACCTGTTTCAGAAAGCCATTCTGCAATCGCTCCCCGGCCGTGCGCGCCTGCGTTCGGCACAAGAGGCCGAGAGTGTGGGCCGGCAATTCGTGGCGGCGCTGGGGCGACAGGTCGATTTACGCGCCGCCGAGTCGCGACGCCTGCTTGCCGTCGAAAAACATCTCCTGGAAAAATCGCCGCGGAGCTTCGCGCCGACGATCGATGGGAGTCTGGTGAGCGAGGAGGTCGCCGCGGGCTTCGCGGCCGGACATGAGAGCCGCATTCCCCTGATCATCGGCTCGAACGACGACGAGACGGGCTTCGATAGCGAGCTGGATATGCGGGAAGAGCTGGCATCGTGGGGCATCACGAGCGATGAACTGCGCACGCTCTATCCCGACCTCGCCAGACCTTCCGGCCGCGCGGCAAGGTTCTACACCGACAAGGTCTTCTCGGAGCCGGTGAGGCTGCTGGCCCGCCTGCATGCCGCCCGCGGTGCGCCGACCTTCCGCTATCGCTTCGCCTATGTGCCGGAGGCACGGCGCGCAAACCCCGAGGGCGGTCACGGGCGGGAATTGCAGTTCATCTTCGGCGTGGAAGGCATGCCCGGTGCGGGCATCTTGTCACGAGCCGATCGCGATGTCGCAAATCGCATGCGCGCCTACTGGATCAATTTCGCCAAGAGTGGCGATCCCAACGGTGCGGACCTGCCGCATTGGGATTCGGCCGCAGGCAACGATCGCCTGCTGCTGATCACGAACGAGCGCATCGCGAGCGGAGACGACCCCTGGTCGGAGCGCCTGGACCGGTTCGGGCGTTAG
- a CDS encoding septal ring lytic transglycosylase RlpA family protein gives MRAQTTLFSCLVSCLATFSLSAVSFAHAESGLASYYGYGKAGKGELTCAHRTRPFGSVLRVSYGSRSIQCRVNDRGPFIRGRIVDLSVPAAKALGMMSAGVVRVSVE, from the coding sequence GTGCGAGCGCAGACCACGCTATTTTCTTGCCTTGTTTCTTGCCTTGCCACTTTTTCGCTTTCTGCTGTTTCCTTTGCACACGCCGAAAGCGGGCTTGCCTCCTATTACGGATACGGAAAAGCCGGGAAAGGCGAGCTGACCTGCGCGCACCGGACGCGCCCCTTCGGAAGCGTGCTGAGGGTGTCCTACGGCAGCCGCTCGATTCAATGCCGCGTCAATGATCGCGGCCCCTTCATCCGCGGTCGGATCGTCGATCTCTCGGTGCCGGCCGCCAAGGCGCTGGGCATGATGAGTGCCGGCGTGGTGCGGGTCTCGGTGGAATAG